The Erythrolamprus reginae isolate rEryReg1 chromosome 5, rEryReg1.hap1, whole genome shotgun sequence genome window below encodes:
- the DPCD gene encoding protein DPCD → MAGTGWLERLRGARKTALLADGKRKIHYLFEDGKEMAEEYDLKTHQLLLRKWREKNALGAPGNWEVEVGEPTLLAAGALDREFIKESNTNPVFVRKDTKSSFQWRIRNLPYPKDVYSVSVEKDQRHCVVHTTNKKYYKKFTIPDLDRFPLPLDSTALSFTHANNTLIITYQKPKEILAAEEELQKELKNTKAANNGEGDCKAQ, encoded by the exons ATGGCTGGGACCGGCTGGCTGGAGCGGTTGCGGGGTGCTCGCAAGACCGCCCTGCTCGCCGATG GGAAACGAAAAATCCATTACTTGTTTGAGGATGGAAAGGAGATGGCAGAAGAGTATGACCTGAAAACACATCAGCTACTCT TAAGAAAATGGAGAGAGAAGAATGCCCTGGGTGCACCTGGCAATTGGGAGGTTGAAGTGGGAGAACCCACATTGCTTGCAGCAGGAGCACTGGACCGTGAGTTCATAAAGGAGAGCAATACCAAT CCTGTCTTTGTGCGAAAAGACACCAAAAGCAGTTTCCAGTGGCGGATCCGAAACCTGCCATATCCTAAGGATGTCTACAGTGTTTCAGTAGAAAAGGATCAGCGTCACTGTGTGGTCCACACAACAAATAAGAA ATACTACAAGAAATTCACTATTCCTGATTTGGACAGATTCCCGTTGCCTTTGGACAGCACTGCCTTGAGTTTTACTCATGCCAACAATACATTGATTATCACA TATCAAAAGCCAAAAGAAATACTAGCTGCCGAAGAGGAGCTGCAGAAAGAACTAAAGAACACCAAAGCTGCTAATAATGGGGAAGGAGACTGCAAGGCACAGTAA